From Jeotgalibaca dankookensis, one genomic window encodes:
- a CDS encoding DUF5996 family protein, producing the protein MVRPSATIIKKSYKQQKKVGLDITIQTKPQEMAHTTPFEEDQNHHHYSESVASQILNWFQFAWDAEQQFIAPFRQRKVYPGLFWGTFDVSCIIIYNELEDFPDDSKVIERAAFDEHMIEFGFWLGDDTIENPCFFTLPYPFVDGVELEVDDTFPTGSYFNSKMAEYLYEIKSEVSQADTDETIRFLEASCKKSLEYLKWQETQHFFEELKMDKNKK; encoded by the coding sequence ATGGTAAGGCCATCAGCGACTATTATAAAGAAATCATACAAGCAACAAAAAAAAGTTGGTCTTGACATCACAATTCAAACAAAGCCACAAGAAATGGCACACACAACTCCGTTTGAGGAAGATCAAAATCACCATCACTATAGCGAAAGTGTCGCAAGTCAAATTTTGAATTGGTTCCAATTTGCTTGGGACGCCGAGCAGCAGTTTATTGCACCTTTTAGACAAAGAAAGGTTTATCCAGGCTTATTCTGGGGTACCTTTGATGTGTCATGTATCATCATTTATAACGAATTAGAAGATTTTCCCGATGATAGCAAAGTTATTGAACGGGCTGCTTTTGACGAACATATGATTGAATTTGGCTTTTGGTTAGGTGATGACACGATTGAAAATCCGTGTTTCTTCACCCTTCCCTATCCTTTTGTAGACGGAGTAGAGCTTGAAGTGGATGACACTTTCCCAACGGGTAGTTACTTCAACTCTAAAATGGCTGAGTATTTATACGAAATAAAATCCGAAGTGAGTCAGGCTGATACAGATGAAACGATTCGCTTTTTGGAAGCCTCTTGCAAAAAGTCATTAGAATATCTAAAATGGCAAGAAACGCAACACTTCTTTGAAGAATTAAAAATGGATA
- a CDS encoding DUF5996 family protein, with protein sequence MLGKVKLEYAAQEPQWAHVVLDITPHGFSTGLLKHKNAYFEIEADLIASEIIVKAKEKDKVIKLTDGKAISDYYKEIIQATKKSWS encoded by the coding sequence ATTTTAGGCAAAGTAAAATTAGAATATGCTGCTCAAGAGCCTCAATGGGCCCATGTGGTTTTAGATATTACACCCCATGGTTTCTCTACGGGATTACTTAAGCATAAAAATGCTTATTTTGAAATTGAAGCGGACTTGATTGCCAGTGAAATTATCGTCAAAGCAAAAGAAAAAGACAAAGTGATAAAACTGACAGATGGTAAGGCCATCAGCGACTATTATAAAGAAATCATACAAGCAACAAAAAAAAGTTGGTCTTGA
- a CDS encoding general stress protein, which produces MAKFVKGAYDTISEVHTALEELKEEGYTKKNIKLVTDGNKTYEDLKSATNTEVEKEDGTVKNKDTWDNIIFDFPLLSSQDYSNNVISPVPDPDSEIDEEDSLLKGYKKELDQGKIIVIVEDILNKQASFNLDKIDKNSETPKDNMTTKEVLEKTPEQDSHPDTNEMDEVLEQETTYVPGDEARHSDK; this is translated from the coding sequence ATGGCTAAATTTGTAAAAGGTGCATATGATACAATCTCAGAAGTTCATACTGCTTTAGAAGAATTAAAAGAAGAGGGTTATACAAAGAAAAATATTAAATTGGTAACAGATGGTAATAAAACTTATGAAGATTTAAAGAGTGCTACAAATACAGAGGTTGAAAAAGAAGATGGAACAGTAAAAAATAAGGATACTTGGGATAATATTATTTTTGATTTTCCGCTTCTTTCCAGCCAGGACTATTCTAATAACGTCATTAGTCCAGTCCCAGATCCTGATTCTGAAATTGACGAAGAAGACAGTTTACTTAAAGGGTACAAAAAAGAGTTAGATCAAGGTAAAATCATTGTTATAGTAGAAGATATTTTAAATAAACAAGCATCTTTCAATCTAGATAAAATAGATAAAAATAGTGAAACACCAAAAGATAATATGACAACTAAGGAAGTACTTGAAAAAACTCCGGAGCAAGACTCACATCCAGATACGAATGAAATGGACGAAGTGTTAGAACAAGAAACAACTTATGTACCTGGTGATGAAGCCAGACATTCAGATAAGTAA